Proteins found in one Campylobacter lari genomic segment:
- a CDS encoding EamA family transporter — MPSLLLASFIWAFSFPLIGHFITLEMDSFFAAFVKVFLSLLVFLPFLNFKLNLHLKLKLISIGALQLGVMNLFYYHSFLYLSVSEVALFTIFTPFYVVLFYGFFSKNLRYLYFISIFICIMGAFVVKFDNINSNFLYGFLLIQGANLVFGAGQSFYKILLEKNTNLNQKEAFAYFYLGATSITLPAFLFFGNYNNLPSNLSSWIALIYLGTIASGLGYFLWNKGSTEVDSGVLALMNNAIIPISIFINMSIFGVDVELLPFCMGTLIILFSFFIHKKIMHYYNKKSCSNTNH; from the coding sequence ATGCCAAGTTTATTACTAGCAAGTTTTATTTGGGCTTTTTCTTTTCCATTAATTGGGCATTTTATCACCTTAGAAATGGATAGTTTTTTTGCAGCATTTGTAAAAGTTTTTTTGTCTTTATTGGTATTTTTACCTTTTTTAAATTTTAAGCTAAATTTGCATTTAAAACTAAAACTCATAAGCATCGGAGCTTTACAACTTGGTGTGATGAATTTGTTTTATTATCATTCTTTTTTATATTTAAGTGTAAGCGAAGTAGCACTTTTTACCATCTTTACGCCTTTTTATGTTGTGCTTTTTTATGGATTTTTTTCAAAAAACCTTAGATATTTATATTTCATAAGTATTTTTATATGTATTATGGGTGCTTTTGTGGTTAAATTTGATAATATTAACTCTAATTTTTTATATGGCTTTTTACTTATTCAAGGAGCTAATTTAGTATTTGGAGCTGGGCAAAGTTTTTATAAAATTTTATTAGAAAAAAATACAAATTTAAACCAAAAAGAAGCTTTTGCTTATTTTTATTTAGGTGCAACCAGTATAACTTTACCTGCTTTTTTATTTTTTGGAAATTATAATAATTTACCATCCAATTTAAGTTCTTGGATAGCTTTGATTTATCTTGGGACTATTGCTTCAGGACTTGGATATTTTTTATGGAATAAAGGCTCAACTGAAGTAGATAGTGGGGTTTTAGCCTTGATGAATAATGCCATTATACCTATAAGTATTTTTATCAATATGAGTATTTTTGGAGTAGATGTAGAGTTACTACCTTTTTGCATGGGGACTTTAATCATTCTTTTTTCATTTTTTATACATAAAAAAATCATGCATTATTATAATAAGAAATCTTGCTCAAATACAAACCACTAG
- the truA gene encoding tRNA pseudouridine(38-40) synthase TruA encodes MFLKLTFSYDGSKFQGSATQPHKLSVQDTLAQALSHLGIYEKPLFASRTDKGVHAFNAVACVKAGEHFKDFAYLKNKINHFAHPFIHIKHIQRMQENFQVRFDVQKRAYRYIISHEKYNPFLASYVHFYPKINIKLAKEIAFLFEGEHDFKLFQKEGSGNKTSIRKMYKARVYAYKNYTVFYFEANGFLRSQIRMMIASILKVLEGKISQNELLEQISAKKAHCRFLAPASGLYLSKISYYNNA; translated from the coding sequence ATGTTTTTAAAATTAACTTTTTCTTATGATGGGTCTAAATTTCAGGGTTCAGCTACCCAGCCACATAAGCTTAGTGTGCAAGATACTTTAGCACAAGCTTTGTCGCATTTGGGTATTTATGAAAAACCTTTATTTGCTTCAAGAACTGATAAAGGTGTGCATGCATTTAATGCAGTCGCTTGTGTAAAAGCAGGAGAGCATTTTAAAGATTTTGCATATTTGAAAAATAAAATCAACCATTTTGCACACCCATTTATACATATAAAGCATATCCAAAGAATGCAAGAAAATTTTCAAGTACGTTTTGATGTGCAAAAAAGAGCATATCGCTATATTATAAGTCATGAAAAATATAATCCTTTTTTAGCCTCTTATGTGCATTTTTATCCAAAAATAAATATTAAATTAGCCAAAGAAATTGCTTTTTTATTTGAAGGAGAGCATGATTTTAAACTCTTTCAAAAAGAAGGCTCTGGTAATAAAACAAGTATAAGAAAAATGTATAAAGCCAGGGTTTATGCTTATAAAAATTACACTGTGTTTTATTTTGAAGCAAATGGTTTTTTAAGATCGCAAATTAGAATGATGATAGCAAGTATTTTAAAAGTATTAGAAGGAAAAATAAGTCAAAATGAGCTTTTAGAACAAATCAGCGCCAAAAAAGCTCATTGTAGATTTTTAGCTCCTGCTAGTGGTTTGTATTTGAGCAAGATTTCTTATTATAATAATGCATGA
- a CDS encoding LptF/LptG family permease: protein MKLVYKYLLNQFLSTMLSLFFTLFIIVSIIFFIQLAKITSYIEISFFELLKLYIYLLPKTLAFTLPISFFIALTLSFYRLSRENESTVLFALSIAPSMIASFFIKIAALVSAFMLVVVLVFIPISFELFDNFVDYKKISAKVSIKTGEFGQRYGDWLVFIDAKNSDETYKNIIMYYPKKNPQDKERVILAKEGKLDTNEGVITFKLDEGKTYEIKNEDWHIASFKKLLIKSKISSRELNTKNFYDYWSDVASNKEKAKEFVIYVLIALFPLASVLFALSFGIVTYRYEKGFAYFGIFIVIFAYFGLLISFYNPPFVAVGTIFSIFFLVSSIYFKIKITNKY, encoded by the coding sequence ATGAAACTAGTTTATAAGTATTTGCTTAATCAGTTTTTAAGCACAATGTTGTCTTTATTTTTTACTTTATTTATTATTGTTTCGATTATATTTTTTATCCAACTTGCAAAAATTACATCTTATATAGAAATATCTTTTTTTGAACTTTTAAAATTATATATATATCTTTTGCCAAAAACATTGGCATTTACTTTGCCTATATCATTTTTTATTGCTTTGACTTTATCTTTTTATAGATTATCAAGAGAAAATGAAAGCACGGTTTTGTTTGCTTTGAGTATAGCTCCAAGCATGATAGCAAGTTTTTTTATAAAAATTGCTGCTTTAGTTAGTGCTTTTATGCTTGTGGTGGTTTTAGTTTTCATTCCTATTTCTTTTGAACTTTTTGATAATTTTGTAGATTATAAAAAAATTAGTGCTAAAGTAAGCATAAAAACAGGGGAATTTGGACAACGATACGGAGATTGGTTAGTTTTTATTGATGCTAAAAATTCTGATGAAACTTATAAAAATATTATAATGTATTATCCAAAGAAAAATCCACAAGATAAAGAACGAGTGATTTTAGCTAAAGAAGGAAAGTTGGATACAAATGAGGGAGTAATTACCTTTAAGCTAGATGAGGGAAAAACCTATGAGATTAAAAATGAGGATTGGCATATTGCTAGTTTTAAAAAACTATTGATTAAAAGCAAGATTTCCTCTAGAGAATTAAACACTAAAAATTTTTATGATTATTGGTCTGATGTAGCAAGCAATAAAGAAAAAGCAAAAGAATTTGTCATTTATGTATTGATTGCTTTATTTCCTTTAGCAAGTGTATTATTTGCATTATCTTTTGGTATAGTAACATATCGTTATGAAAAAGGTTTTGCTTATTTTGGAATTTTTATAGTTATTTTTGCTTATTTTGGTCTTTTGATAAGCTTTTATAATCCGCCATTTGTAGCTGTTGGAACGATTTTTTCAATATTTTTTCTTGTTTCAAGCATTTATTTTAAGATTAAAATTACAAATAAATATTAG
- a CDS encoding prepilin peptidase — translation MIFFFLLLGLCVGSFVNVLILRTINKESIISPRSKCPKCFKTLKFYHLFPLLSFLFLKGKCAFCKEKISLIYPFNEFICACLFVFAFYLIEDVFQILIFACMLAILLALSWMDYYLKAVSELWLWILFVLAFCFDFLQNGLNLEDFQDSFLFRVCFGAGLIFILKSVINFIKNFKKRDEILESLGEGDVIIIALIFGIFGYEKGFLILFIASFLSLFMFIKISKKDYQMPMIPFLFCGILINLSIESIL, via the coding sequence ATGATATTTTTCTTTTTATTACTAGGGCTTTGTGTGGGTTCTTTTGTTAATGTTTTGATTTTAAGAACGATTAATAAAGAAAGCATAATAAGTCCAAGATCAAAATGTCCTAAGTGTTTTAAAACTTTGAAATTTTATCATCTTTTTCCTTTGTTATCTTTTTTATTTTTAAAAGGTAAATGTGCTTTTTGCAAGGAAAAAATTTCTTTGATTTATCCTTTTAATGAATTTATTTGTGCGTGTTTGTTTGTTTTTGCTTTTTATTTAATCGAAGATGTTTTTCAAATTTTAATTTTTGCTTGTATGTTAGCTATATTATTAGCACTTTCTTGGATGGATTATTATTTAAAAGCAGTGAGTGAGCTTTGGCTTTGGATTTTATTTGTTTTAGCTTTTTGTTTTGATTTTTTACAAAATGGCTTAAATTTAGAGGATTTTCAAGATAGCTTTTTATTTCGAGTGTGTTTTGGGGCGGGGTTAATTTTTATACTAAAAAGTGTGATTAATTTTATTAAAAATTTTAAAAAAAGAGATGAAATTTTAGAAAGTTTAGGGGAAGGTGATGTTATAATAATAGCTTTGATTTTTGGAATTTTTGGCTATGAAAAAGGCTTTTTGATTTTATTTATTGCAAGTTTTTTAAGTCTTTTTATGTTTATAAAAATATCTAAAAAAGATTATCAAATGCCTATGATTCCTTTTTTATTTTGTGGAATTTTGATTAATCTAAGTATAGAAAGTATATTATGA
- the uppS gene encoding polyprenyl diphosphate synthase, translating to MNELKHLAVVMDGNRRWARKNGLLEKIGYSQGAKVVEKIIEVCIDEKIQNLTLYAFSTENWQRPKEEVEFLFKLLNRYLDESLNKFIANEVRFKAIGNLNLLDELTLKKIQNFQKQTKNYTKLCVNLAISYGSKDEIVRAVKKVIEKNLEINEANIQANLDLSEDVDLFLRVGSAKRISNFLLWQSSYAEIYFSQTLFPALTKKEIANIITEFKKRKRTFGK from the coding sequence ATGAATGAATTAAAACATCTTGCTGTAGTAATGGATGGTAATAGGAGATGGGCTAGGAAAAATGGACTTTTAGAAAAAATTGGTTATAGTCAAGGTGCTAAAGTAGTTGAAAAAATCATAGAAGTATGTATAGATGAAAAAATTCAAAATCTAACTCTTTATGCATTTAGTACAGAAAATTGGCAAAGACCAAAAGAAGAAGTAGAATTTCTTTTTAAGTTATTAAACAGATATCTTGATGAGTCTTTAAATAAATTTATAGCTAATGAAGTGCGTTTTAAGGCTATAGGAAATTTAAATCTTTTGGATGAGTTAACCTTAAAAAAAATACAAAATTTTCAAAAACAAACTAAAAATTACACAAAATTATGCGTTAATTTAGCTATTTCTTACGGAAGCAAGGATGAAATAGTTAGAGCGGTTAAAAAGGTGATTGAAAAAAATCTTGAAATTAATGAAGCAAATATACAAGCAAATCTTGACTTAAGCGAGGATGTAGATTTGTTTTTAAGGGTAGGGAGTGCTAAAAGAATTTCAAATTTTTTATTATGGCAGTCAAGTTATGCAGAAATTTATTTTAGCCAGACTTTGTTTCCTGCGCTTACTAAAAAAGAAATCGCAAATATTATTACTGAGTTTAAAAAACGCAAAAGAACCTTTGGTAAATGA
- the coaBC gene encoding bifunctional phosphopantothenoylcysteine decarboxylase/phosphopantothenate--cysteine ligase CoaBC gives MKTILLAVSGSIAFYKAYELISLLKKEGFRVKVLLSQGALKFGTKLSFEALVDEILCEDNESWQNTNNHIAFSKTCDCVLFAPASINSINKLNHGIADNLFIQTLIAVDKNKPFLIAPAANTNMYLHFSTQNSLKNLKEQGYIIIDPIVKTLACKDEGLGALAELDSIINTLKRSLMQEDFFKDKSFVISGGGTKEKIDDVRCISNFSSGKMAKAVADALYFLGAKVALVSSVEFKTPYKLEKFESSLELKEKLQKYKDFDALIMAAAVSDFTLKAYKGKIKKNEHLNGLDLKLKLNEDILKNLDFKGKKIGFKMEFDTQNALENAKKSLVSKNLDMVCLNVLNEQMNFGSDENSICFITKDSISQSFKQSKEKLGFILAQELRKFW, from the coding sequence ATGAAAACAATCTTACTAGCAGTAAGTGGAAGCATAGCTTTTTATAAAGCTTATGAGCTTATTTCTTTATTAAAAAAAGAAGGTTTTAGGGTTAAAGTTTTGCTAAGTCAGGGAGCTTTAAAATTTGGCACTAAGCTTAGCTTTGAAGCCTTAGTGGATGAAATTTTATGTGAAGATAATGAAAGTTGGCAAAATACTAATAATCATATAGCTTTTAGTAAGACTTGTGATTGTGTGCTTTTTGCGCCTGCTAGTATAAATTCTATCAATAAATTAAACCATGGTATAGCAGATAATTTATTTATTCAAACTTTAATAGCAGTAGATAAAAATAAACCATTTTTAATCGCACCCGCTGCAAATACAAACATGTATTTACATTTTAGCACTCAAAATTCTTTAAAAAATTTAAAAGAGCAAGGCTATATTATCATCGATCCTATAGTTAAAACTCTAGCTTGTAAAGATGAGGGTTTAGGAGCTTTGGCTGAGCTTGATAGCATTATAAATACTTTAAAAAGAAGCTTAATGCAAGAAGATTTTTTTAAAGATAAAAGTTTTGTTATAAGCGGTGGTGGAACTAAAGAAAAAATTGATGATGTAAGATGTATTAGTAATTTTTCAAGTGGAAAAATGGCAAAGGCAGTTGCTGATGCTTTATATTTTTTAGGTGCTAAGGTGGCGTTAGTTAGTTCAGTAGAGTTTAAAACACCTTATAAATTAGAAAAATTTGAGTCTTCTTTAGAGTTAAAAGAAAAATTGCAAAAATATAAAGATTTTGATGCTTTAATTATGGCTGCTGCTGTGAGTGATTTTACTCTAAAAGCTTATAAGGGTAAGATTAAGAAAAATGAGCATTTAAATGGACTTGATTTAAAATTAAAGCTTAATGAGGATATCTTAAAAAATTTAGATTTTAAAGGCAAAAAAATAGGCTTTAAAATGGAATTTGATACGCAAAATGCACTAGAAAATGCTAAAAAATCTTTAGTTAGTAAAAATTTGGATATGGTATGTTTAAATGTTTTAAATGAGCAAATGAACTTTGGAAGCGATGAAAATAGTATATGTTTTATCACTAAAGATAGCATCTCTCAAAGTTTTAAACAAAGCAAAGAAAAACTTGGCTTTATTTTGGCACAAGAATTAAGGAAATTTTGGTGA
- the glmU gene encoding bifunctional UDP-N-acetylglucosamine diphosphorylase/glucosamine-1-phosphate N-acetyltransferase GlmU has product MKISVLILAAGLGTRMKSQNPKVLQKICSKAMILHILKQAYKISDDVCVVLSHQKEKVEQVVLEHFPNTRFLEQDLQNFPGTAGALRGYESKHEKVLILCGDMPLVKADDLEKIALNESNFNVAVFEAKDPKSYGRIVLKENKIQKIVETKDANKEELAINICNSGVYAIKAQILKEVLPLIKNDNKAKEYYLTDAVYLAKEKGYEIDAVFVNEQDFMGVNDKVELCLAQDLMQEAIKKEWMRQGVIFHMPATTFISDEVEFVGECEVYENVRIEGKSKIINSIIKSSSVIEDSIVENSDVGPLAHLRPKCQLKNTHIGNFVECKNALLNGVKAGHLSYLGDCEIDEGTNIGCGTITCNYDGVKKHKTKIGKNVFVGSDTQFIAPVEIKDEVIIAAGSTVCKDVEKGSLHINRAKVQIIEDFYYKKLGKK; this is encoded by the coding sequence ATGAAAATTTCTGTGCTTATTTTGGCTGCTGGACTTGGCACGCGTATGAAATCACAAAATCCAAAAGTGCTTCAAAAAATTTGCTCAAAAGCAATGATTTTACATATTTTAAAACAAGCATATAAGATTAGTGATGATGTATGTGTGGTGCTTTCTCATCAAAAAGAAAAGGTTGAACAAGTTGTTTTAGAGCATTTTCCAAATACACGCTTTTTGGAACAAGACTTGCAAAATTTTCCAGGTACTGCAGGGGCTTTAAGGGGTTATGAGAGTAAGCATGAAAAAGTATTGATTTTATGTGGTGATATGCCTTTGGTTAAGGCAGATGATTTAGAAAAAATAGCTTTAAATGAAAGTAATTTTAATGTGGCAGTTTTTGAGGCAAAAGATCCAAAAAGTTATGGAAGAATAGTATTAAAAGAAAATAAAATTCAAAAAATAGTAGAAACAAAAGATGCAAATAAAGAAGAACTTGCTATAAATATTTGCAATAGTGGTGTTTATGCTATAAAAGCACAAATTTTAAAAGAAGTATTGCCTTTGATAAAAAATGATAACAAAGCTAAAGAGTATTACTTAACCGATGCGGTTTATTTAGCGAAAGAAAAGGGCTATGAAATCGATGCAGTGTTTGTAAATGAGCAAGATTTTATGGGGGTAAATGATAAAGTAGAGCTTTGCTTGGCTCAAGATCTTATGCAAGAAGCGATTAAAAAAGAATGGATGAGGCAAGGGGTGATTTTTCACATGCCTGCGACGACTTTTATTTCAGATGAGGTTGAGTTTGTAGGTGAGTGTGAAGTGTATGAAAATGTGCGTATAGAAGGAAAATCAAAAATCATTAATTCTATCATTAAAAGTTCAAGTGTGATTGAAGATAGTATAGTGGAAAATAGCGATGTAGGGCCTTTAGCGCATTTGCGTCCAAAATGTCAGCTTAAAAATACCCATATAGGAAATTTCGTAGAATGTAAAAATGCTTTATTAAATGGAGTTAAAGCAGGGCATTTGAGTTATTTGGGTGATTGTGAGATAGATGAGGGAACTAATATAGGTTGTGGTACTATCACTTGTAATTATGATGGGGTTAAAAAGCATAAAACCAAAATAGGTAAAAATGTTTTTGTAGGTTCAGATACGCAATTTATCGCTCCGGTTGAGATAAAAGATGAGGTAATCATCGCAGCAGGAAGCACTGTATGTAAGGATGTAGAAAAAGGTTCTTTGCATATCAATAGGGCAAAAGTGCAAATCATAGAAGATTTTTACTATAAAAAACTAGGTAAAAAATGA
- a CDS encoding autotransporter outer membrane beta-barrel domain-containing protein, producing MKLSYHTSKVLMGVSISALLSNAILAQEINYINLSDYFNYKDGIWSLDSKENIELKITPSDIQSYYGGENHDKPIKEFNIKTNGILTIGDGDNWIDVGSTSTNEAKYDLYSVNLEAKEIILNSDRATLEANKAFNIKGNVTLNGSSPITGDNINDWELDRPSLDVWNGYGEKDGYMNIQGNLNVNNSFIGIYDANKKGGLISVDGDVNIKDSAIGISTNSVSNLGINNYVAIKTTGNFNQDIDKNMVTALYTKDITSMLETSNLLPKNVFFEDTDLAKFTDYKLSVSNDGKSLLISGGANKNVRDLAMILESEIDIRKEALDTFENIKKNIKYDEEYNKNSYQKPGYIGDDAMLEAIAQAEKELQEQIKKLEQQIKDIEANGGKPDGSDLVENMKDISLENKNLAVNMLNSILDSKLSNDAIAALTLDTTGKNLNTLTTNTKASAKAIVNNAQNSSVNSSIGVANDLAIGTRVAKLSNPYQDKALVEKFATTHIAALASDVYNYYGNSSFNNSFWGNVFGGANIIDGDSGALYGFTLGADRKINDNALLGFYFTYADSTIKDGVMEQKSDNYQFGIYSLINPNDQWEINLRAYGQISPTDQSVVMLSDYSNADFDSKFFGLSANAGRIFNPNSSSLFIKPFAGINYYYAHTPSYKESGMFAKEVQSMTNNSISLELGTEFRKYMSETSYLFITPKIEQYVMNNGDDYVAGFVGSSSNFIIKGNDKKKTYGQIIIGGNVDINEQFSLNAGIGAKQILAGKTDGKNETYVSGQVGFKYKF from the coding sequence ATGAAACTTTCTTATCATACAAGTAAAGTTTTAATGGGAGTTAGCATTAGTGCTTTATTAAGCAATGCTATCTTAGCACAAGAGATAAATTATATAAATTTATCTGATTATTTTAACTATAAAGATGGAATTTGGAGTTTAGATTCTAAAGAAAATATAGAATTAAAAATAACCCCTTCAGATATTCAATCATACTATGGTGGAGAAAATCACGATAAACCTATAAAAGAATTTAATATCAAAACAAATGGTATTTTAACTATTGGAGATGGAGATAATTGGATAGATGTAGGTAGCACTTCGACCAATGAAGCAAAATATGATTTATATAGCGTTAATTTAGAAGCAAAAGAAATCATTTTAAATTCTGATAGAGCTACTTTAGAAGCAAATAAAGCCTTTAATATAAAGGGAAATGTTACACTTAATGGTAGCTCACCTATAACAGGTGACAATATAAATGATTGGGAGCTTGATAGACCTAGTTTAGATGTATGGAATGGATATGGCGAAAAAGATGGCTATATGAATATACAAGGAAATTTAAATGTAAATAATTCTTTTATTGGTATATATGATGCAAATAAAAAAGGTGGTTTAATCTCTGTAGATGGAGATGTAAATATAAAAGATTCGGCTATAGGTATAAGTACAAATAGTGTTTCAAATTTAGGTATAAATAACTATGTAGCTATAAAAACTACAGGCAATTTTAACCAAGATATAGATAAAAACATGGTAACGGCACTATATACTAAAGATATAACGAGCATGCTTGAAACAAGCAATTTGCTACCAAAAAATGTATTTTTTGAAGATACTGATTTAGCTAAATTTACAGATTATAAACTTAGTGTTTCTAATGATGGCAAAAGTCTTTTAATTAGCGGTGGTGCTAATAAAAATGTAAGAGATTTAGCAATGATATTAGAATCTGAAATCGATATTAGAAAAGAAGCTTTAGATACTTTTGAGAATATAAAAAAGAATATAAAATATGATGAAGAATATAACAAAAATTCCTACCAAAAACCAGGATATATTGGCGATGATGCTATGCTTGAAGCCATAGCTCAAGCAGAAAAAGAACTACAAGAACAAATTAAAAAATTAGAACAACAAATCAAAGACATAGAAGCTAATGGCGGAAAACCTGATGGTAGTGATTTAGTTGAAAACATGAAAGATATTAGCTTAGAAAATAAAAATTTAGCTGTAAATATGCTAAATAGTATTTTAGATTCTAAACTTAGCAATGATGCTATCGCAGCACTCACTCTAGATACCACAGGAAAAAATCTAAACACACTTACTACAAATACAAAAGCAAGTGCAAAAGCTATAGTAAATAATGCTCAAAATTCTTCTGTTAATTCATCTATAGGCGTAGCAAATGATCTAGCCATTGGAACAAGGGTAGCAAAACTTTCAAATCCTTATCAAGATAAAGCTTTAGTGGAAAAATTTGCCACAACACATATAGCAGCACTAGCAAGTGATGTTTATAATTACTATGGAAATTCTTCATTTAATAATAGCTTTTGGGGTAATGTTTTTGGTGGTGCAAATATCATAGATGGAGATAGTGGTGCTTTATATGGATTTACCCTAGGTGCTGATAGAAAAATCAATGATAATGCTTTACTTGGTTTTTACTTTACTTATGCTGATTCAACTATCAAAGATGGTGTTATGGAACAAAAATCAGATAACTATCAATTTGGTATTTATTCTTTGATTAATCCAAATGATCAATGGGAAATCAACCTAAGAGCTTATGGACAAATTTCTCCAACAGACCAAAGCGTAGTAATGCTAAGTGATTATAGTAATGCTGATTTTGATAGTAAATTCTTTGGCTTAAGCGCTAATGCTGGTAGAATTTTTAATCCAAATTCATCATCATTATTTATCAAACCTTTTGCTGGTATAAATTACTACTACGCACACACTCCAAGCTACAAAGAAAGTGGTATGTTTGCAAAAGAAGTTCAAAGCATGACAAATAATTCTATATCTTTAGAATTAGGTACTGAATTTAGAAAATATATGAGTGAAACATCATATTTATTTATCACTCCAAAAATAGAACAATATGTAATGAATAATGGAGATGATTATGTAGCTGGATTTGTTGGCTCAAGTTCGAATTTCATCATCAAAGGAAATGATAAGAAAAAAACATATGGACAAATCATTATAGGTGGTAATGTTGATATCAATGAACAATTTAGCCTTAATGCAGGTATTGGAGCTAAACAAATACTAGCTGGTAAAACAGATGGTAAAAATGAAACTTATGTAAGTGGTCAAGTAGGTTTTAAATATAAATTCTAA
- the fliP gene encoding flagellar type III secretion system pore protein FliP (The bacterial flagellar biogenesis protein FliP forms a type III secretion system (T3SS)-type pore required for flagellar assembly.), giving the protein MRVLLVLFLLSLTLFGAEATIPTVNLSLSAPNSPQQLVTTLNIVIVLTILALAPTIIFVMTSFLRLIVVFSFLRTALGTQTMPPNTILITLALILTFFIMEPVATKSYNEGIKPYIAEQIGYEEAFAKGVKPFKDFMLKNTREKDLALFYRIRNLENPKTIDDVPLTVLVPAFMISELKTAFEIGFLLFLPFLVIDMVVSSVLMSMGMMMLPPVMISMPFKLLIFVLVDGWNLLIQNLVKSFLT; this is encoded by the coding sequence TTGAGAGTTTTGTTAGTTTTATTTTTATTAAGTTTAACTCTTTTTGGTGCTGAAGCAACCATACCAACTGTAAATTTAAGCCTTAGTGCTCCAAATAGTCCTCAACAACTTGTAACAACCTTAAATATAGTTATAGTTTTAACTATACTAGCTCTTGCTCCAACTATTATTTTTGTAATGACTTCATTTTTAAGACTTATAGTGGTTTTTTCTTTTCTAAGAACCGCTCTTGGCACTCAAACTATGCCACCAAATACTATATTAATAACTTTGGCTTTAATTTTAACTTTTTTCATTATGGAACCTGTAGCTACAAAATCATACAATGAAGGTATAAAACCTTATATTGCTGAACAAATAGGCTATGAAGAAGCTTTTGCTAAAGGCGTTAAACCTTTTAAGGATTTTATGCTTAAAAATACTAGAGAAAAAGACTTAGCACTATTTTATAGAATTAGAAATTTAGAAAATCCAAAGACCATAGATGATGTGCCTTTAACGGTTTTAGTACCAGCTTTTATGATAAGTGAGCTTAAAACTGCTTTTGAAATAGGCTTTTTGCTTTTCTTGCCATTTTTGGTTATTGATATGGTGGTAAGCTCTGTATTAATGTCTATGGGTATGATGATGCTACCGCCTGTTATGATTTCCATGCCTTTTAAACTGCTTATTTTTGTGCTAGTAGATGGATGGAATTTGCTCATACAAAATTTAGTCAAAAGTTTTTTAACTTAA
- a CDS encoding AEC family transporter, giving the protein MYVFSSLFSIFCLLFGGYFAKKIKILKQKQARAFLDFAIIFALPCLIFERTYHLNFDFSLIVIILIGLFSALFSALFCTFLGFFFKFSKNTLVSIFLLSSFGNTLFVGIPIISGIYKEAYFLGEIILYDALATSLPVALLAPFVISLASEQKVSFLQILKKVFTFPPFVALILGICFKPITLPEFVFEPLRLLGSSATPIALFAIGLNLGFSSITTSYKATSIVIFGKMILTPLIFLALLKLLNFDLNPSSIIALLESAMPTMTMMAAMIMKAKLDTNLAVSSVAFGIVFAFISLPIWVYFLT; this is encoded by the coding sequence ATGTATGTTTTCTCCTCTTTATTTAGTATATTTTGCTTACTTTTTGGTGGATATTTTGCCAAAAAAATCAAAATTTTAAAACAAAAACAAGCAAGAGCTTTTCTTGATTTTGCTATTATTTTTGCTTTACCTTGTTTGATTTTTGAAAGAACTTATCATCTAAATTTTGATTTTTCTCTAATTGTTATCATTTTAATTGGTCTATTTTCAGCTCTTTTTTCAGCTTTATTTTGTACATTTTTAGGTTTCTTTTTTAAATTTAGCAAAAACACCCTGGTAAGTATTTTTTTACTTTCTAGTTTTGGAAATACTTTATTTGTAGGCATACCCATCATTAGTGGAATTTATAAAGAAGCTTATTTTTTAGGAGAAATTATCCTTTATGATGCTCTTGCGACCTCACTTCCTGTGGCTTTGCTTGCCCCTTTTGTTATTTCTTTAGCTAGCGAACAAAAGGTAAGTTTTTTACAAATTCTAAAAAAAGTCTTTACTTTTCCACCTTTTGTTGCTTTGATTTTAGGAATTTGTTTTAAACCAATCACACTCCCTGAATTTGTCTTTGAGCCTTTAAGATTACTTGGATCTAGTGCTACACCTATAGCTTTATTTGCTATAGGATTAAACTTAGGTTTTAGTTCCATTACAACTTCTTATAAGGCTACTTCAATAGTCATTTTTGGTAAAATGATACTTACCCCTTTGATATTTTTAGCACTTTTAAAACTTTTAAATTTTGATTTAAATCCTAGCTCTATCATCGCCTTGCTTGAATCAGCTATGCCAACCATGACTATGATGGCAGCTATGATTATGAAAGCTAAGCTTGATACAAATTTAGCAGTTAGTTCTGTGGCTTTTGGTATAGTATTTGCCTTTATTTCTTTGCCTATTTGGGTGTATTTTTTAACCTAA